The following are from one region of the Polaribacter marinaquae genome:
- a CDS encoding helix-turn-helix domain-containing protein — translation MPKNPELELALQFIKKTDRNLFITGKAGTGKTTFLHKIKSDSLKRMVIVAPTGVAAINAKGVTIHSFFQMPFGPILPNQIANTNQQRKFSKTKIDIIKSLDLVIIDEISMVRADLLDGIDQVMRRYKNRNKVFGGAQVLMIGDLQQLAPVVRPNEWSLLQQHYNTVYFFSSKAYQEANVVSIELKHIYRQKNEDFIKILNEIRTDTLSDESAKILNKNYNPSFSPTKDDGYITLTTHNNRANLINNSELNKIKNKSYYFDAEVSGKFNENSYPNSEKLELKIGAQVMFIKNDSSPEKRYFNGKIGIVTDISRETVTVHCGDELDEIVTEREKWENINYSINEETKEIKEDISGSFSQIPLRLAWAITIHKSQGLTFDKAIIDAEASFAHGQTYVALSRCTSLEGLVLKTPITSNAIINDRTVSVFNESVEENHPDETVLNNSEKEFQLNLIAELFDYQPFLYPTTRLIDIYYKNKTSIKGDVIDHLQTIKDDGVVALMKVSNGFKRQLSEISEDNILPENSSQIQERFTKAVNYFLNQTKNNILKPLNTIAFSSDNKSVKTDFKKQFDALQEKLLEKLFALNKMTESFKVDKYLEVRAKAVLQKSAPTAKKKKISNRKDPLLALKLRELRDEIRVAENIPAFQIFTQETLYAICESLPRTEKELLNVKGMGKTRVSKYGEEILEVIETYCKENGINKQNEQKREDKKPTKQITLELFRSGLSVKEIAKERSLTTNTIESHLASYIPSGDVDILELIPLKKYKKLVDEIEKIEFKSLTELKEKVDKSFSYMELRMVLMTIEK, via the coding sequence ATGCCAAAAAACCCAGAGTTAGAACTTGCTTTACAATTTATAAAAAAGACAGACCGTAATTTATTTATTACCGGAAAAGCAGGAACTGGAAAAACTACATTTTTACATAAAATAAAATCAGATTCTCTTAAGCGAATGGTAATTGTTGCGCCAACAGGTGTTGCTGCAATAAATGCAAAAGGTGTTACTATTCATTCTTTTTTTCAAATGCCATTTGGTCCTATATTACCAAATCAAATAGCAAATACTAATCAACAACGTAAGTTTTCTAAAACTAAAATAGATATTATTAAGTCTTTAGATTTAGTAATTATTGATGAAATTTCTATGGTTAGAGCAGATTTGTTAGATGGTATCGATCAAGTAATGCGTCGTTATAAAAACAGAAACAAAGTATTTGGCGGTGCACAAGTTTTAATGATAGGAGATTTACAACAATTAGCACCAGTTGTTAGACCAAACGAATGGAGTTTGTTGCAACAGCATTATAATACAGTGTACTTTTTTAGTTCTAAAGCGTATCAAGAAGCAAACGTTGTTTCTATAGAATTAAAGCATATTTATCGTCAGAAAAACGAAGATTTTATTAAGATTTTAAATGAAATTAGAACCGATACTTTGTCAGATGAATCTGCTAAAATTTTAAATAAAAATTACAATCCATCTTTTTCTCCAACAAAAGACGATGGTTATATAACCTTAACAACTCATAATAATAGAGCCAATTTAATTAACAATTCAGAATTAAATAAAATAAAAAATAAGAGTTATTATTTTGATGCAGAAGTATCTGGTAAGTTTAACGAGAATTCATATCCAAATTCAGAAAAATTAGAATTAAAAATTGGTGCACAGGTAATGTTTATCAAAAATGATTCTTCGCCAGAAAAAAGATATTTTAACGGTAAAATAGGTATAGTAACAGATATTTCTAGAGAAACGGTAACAGTGCATTGTGGTGATGAATTAGATGAAATTGTTACAGAAAGAGAAAAGTGGGAAAACATCAATTACTCAATAAACGAAGAAACTAAAGAAATAAAAGAAGACATTTCGGGTTCTTTTTCTCAAATTCCGTTACGATTGGCTTGGGCAATTACAATTCATAAAAGTCAGGGTTTAACTTTCGACAAAGCAATTATCGATGCAGAAGCATCTTTTGCACACGGGCAAACCTATGTTGCCTTAAGTAGATGTACTTCTTTAGAGGGTTTGGTTTTAAAAACACCAATTACCAGCAACGCAATTATTAACGATAGAACCGTAAGTGTTTTTAATGAGAGTGTAGAAGAAAATCATCCAGACGAAACTGTTTTAAATAATTCTGAAAAGGAATTTCAATTAAATTTAATTGCAGAATTATTCGATTACCAACCATTTTTATATCCAACCACTCGATTAATCGATATTTATTACAAAAATAAAACAAGTATAAAAGGTGATGTTATCGATCATTTACAAACAATAAAAGACGATGGAGTAGTAGCTTTAATGAAAGTTTCTAACGGCTTTAAAAGGCAATTATCAGAAATATCAGAAGACAATATTCTACCAGAAAACAGCTCTCAAATTCAAGAGCGTTTTACAAAAGCTGTAAATTATTTTTTAAATCAAACCAAAAACAACATTTTAAAACCATTAAATACCATTGCATTTTCTTCGGATAATAAATCGGTAAAAACAGATTTTAAAAAGCAATTTGATGCACTTCAAGAAAAATTATTAGAAAAACTATTTGCTTTAAATAAAATGACAGAAAGCTTTAAGGTAGATAAATATTTAGAAGTTAGAGCAAAAGCAGTTTTGCAAAAATCTGCACCCACAGCAAAAAAGAAAAAAATATCAAATAGAAAAGATCCTTTGTTGGCGCTAAAATTACGTGAATTAAGAGACGAAATTAGAGTTGCAGAAAACATACCAGCATTTCAAATATTTACACAAGAAACTCTTTATGCAATTTGCGAGAGTTTACCAAGAACCGAAAAAGAGTTGCTTAATGTAAAAGGAATGGGTAAAACACGTGTTTCTAAATACGGAGAAGAAATTTTAGAAGTTATAGAAACATATTGCAAAGAAAATGGCATTAATAAGCAAAACGAGCAAAAAAGAGAAGACAAAAAACCAACCAAACAAATCACTTTAGAGTTGTTTAGATCGGGGCTTTCGGTTAAAGAAATCGCTAAAGAACGTAGTTTAACAACCAATACAATAGAAAGTCATTTGGCAAGCTATATTCCTTCTGGCGATGTCGATATTTTAGAGTTAATTCCGTTAAAAAAATATAAAAAATTAGTAGACGAGATTGAGAAAATAGAATTTAAAAGCCTAACAGAACTTAAAGAAAAAGTAGATAAATCGTTTTCTTATATGGAGTTACGAATGGTTTTAATGACAATAGAAAAATAA
- a CDS encoding GntR family transcriptional regulator: MSLVSLNKKSKIPKYKQIIASIEDAVQNGTFKKGDKLPSINSLRDTYKLSRDTVLMAFNELKTRGIIHSVVGKGYYLSSENVSVSQKIFLLFDEFNAFKEDLYNSFLSNLDVSIKVDIYFHHFNPKIFNALILDNIGDYNHYIIMPANLENTELVLENLPKEKVFILDQLNPELKAYSAIFQNFEKNIFTGLNDAKDKLANYTKLIFVYDKKTQPKAMLDGFESFCEKENFENEVIDTLTTRKIEKGEVYITPEDKNLIRIIKKIKETNLILKKDIGIICYNDTMLKEIVEGGITTISTDFTAMGKNLASILTTKEKVQIENPSKIIIRNSL, translated from the coding sequence ATGAGTTTAGTTTCCTTAAATAAGAAATCTAAAATACCAAAGTACAAACAAATTATTGCATCTATAGAAGATGCTGTACAAAATGGTACGTTTAAAAAAGGAGATAAACTACCATCAATAAACAGTTTAAGAGATACTTATAAACTATCTAGAGATACTGTTTTAATGGCTTTTAATGAATTAAAAACCCGAGGAATTATACATTCTGTAGTTGGTAAAGGATATTATTTATCTTCAGAAAATGTAAGTGTTTCACAAAAAATATTTTTACTTTTTGATGAATTTAATGCCTTTAAAGAAGATTTGTACAATTCTTTTTTAAGTAATTTAGATGTTAGTATTAAAGTTGATATTTACTTTCATCATTTTAATCCTAAAATATTTAACGCTTTAATTCTAGACAATATTGGCGATTATAATCATTACATAATTATGCCAGCCAATTTAGAAAACACCGAGTTAGTTCTAGAAAATTTACCAAAAGAGAAAGTATTTATTTTAGATCAACTAAACCCAGAATTAAAAGCATATTCGGCAATTTTTCAAAATTTTGAAAAAAATATTTTTACTGGTTTAAATGATGCTAAAGATAAACTAGCAAACTACACCAAGTTGATTTTCGTGTATGATAAAAAAACTCAGCCTAAAGCAATGTTAGATGGCTTCGAAAGTTTCTGTGAAAAAGAAAATTTTGAAAATGAAGTTATTGACACTTTAACTACAAGAAAAATTGAAAAGGGTGAAGTTTATATTACTCCTGAAGATAAAAATCTAATACGAATTATTAAGAAAATTAAAGAGACCAATTTAATTCTTAAAAAAGATATTGGTATAATTTGTTATAACGATACTATGTTAAAAGAAATTGTAGAAGGCGGCATTACAACTATCTCTACAGATTTTACAGCAATGGGTAAAAATCTTGCATCAATTTTAACGACAAAAGAAAAAGTTCAAATAGAAAATCCATCAAAAATAATTATTAGAAACTCCTTGTAA
- a CDS encoding 2-oxoglutarate dehydrogenase E1 component, with translation MDKFSFLNAAHTGFIADLYDQYLINPDSVEPSWRSFFQGYDLANENYSFSDEETSIEIPQDVKKEFLVVDLINGYRTRGHLFTKTNPVRDRRQYQPTLELSNFGLTENDLDKEFSAGDVLGLGRVKLSVIINHLKSIYCDSIGVEYMYMRNPEKLKWWQNRLNENDNHPKYSVDAKKYILSKLNQAVSFESFLQTKYVGQKRFSLEGGEALIPGISVALREAAETFGVKECVLGMAHRGRLNTLVNIFKKPVRDLFSEFEGKDFEDDDIDGDVKYHLGLTLSKTYRDGNEIKMNLVPNPSHLETVAAVAEGITRAKIDRKYNGDSSKILPIVIHGDAAIAGQGIAYEIVQMAKLNGYKTGGTIHIVVNNQVGFTTNYLDARSSTYCTDVGKVTLSPVLHVNADDTEAVCHAMQMALEFRMKFKTDIFIDLLGYRKYGHNEGDEPRFTQPKLYKAISKHKNVKDIYADKLIEEGSIDKGYLTEITSEFKGMLEREFDLSKEDKNSKVKEFMKSTWEGFDREDLTTMLEPVDTSYKAEQLKHIAKVVSTVPDGVKFLRKAERILQGRAKMAFETNELDWGMAENLAYGSLMEEGFNVRISGQDVERGTFSHRHAILRDEITEERINLLNTNPENKGQMYIYNSLLSEYGVLGFDYGYAMANPNTLTIWEAQFGDFSNGAQIMFDQYISAAEDKWKLQNGIVVLLPHGYEGQGSEHSSARIERYLQLCAEDNMTVANCTTPANFYHLLRRQMKRDFRKPLIVFTPKSLLRHPKAINTIEELATGEFQEVIDDTLNPKNVKKLVFCMGKFYYDLLEEREKLGREDVALVRIEQLFPLHLDKLQKVIDRYPNVENYVWAQEEPRNMGAWSFMLERFDLVKLNVRSRKYYAVPAAGSSTRFKKRHKAVIDSVFNDNE, from the coding sequence ATGGACAAATTTTCGTTCTTAAACGCAGCACATACGGGCTTTATAGCCGATTTATACGATCAATATTTAATTAATCCTGATTCTGTAGAACCAAGTTGGAGAAGCTTTTTTCAGGGATATGATTTAGCAAATGAAAATTATTCTTTTTCTGATGAAGAAACTTCGATAGAGATTCCTCAAGATGTAAAAAAAGAATTTTTAGTAGTAGATTTAATAAATGGATACAGAACAAGAGGACATTTATTTACTAAAACAAATCCTGTTAGAGATAGAAGGCAATACCAACCAACATTAGAATTATCTAACTTTGGTTTAACCGAAAACGATTTAGATAAAGAGTTTTCTGCAGGAGATGTATTAGGTTTAGGTAGAGTAAAACTATCTGTAATTATAAATCACTTAAAAAGCATTTACTGCGATTCTATTGGTGTAGAGTACATGTATATGCGAAATCCAGAAAAATTAAAGTGGTGGCAAAATCGTTTGAATGAAAACGATAATCATCCTAAATATTCTGTAGATGCAAAAAAATATATTTTATCAAAATTAAACCAAGCCGTTTCTTTCGAAAGTTTTTTACAAACTAAATATGTTGGTCAAAAACGTTTTTCTTTAGAAGGTGGTGAAGCTTTAATACCAGGTATTAGTGTTGCATTAAGAGAAGCAGCAGAAACATTTGGTGTTAAAGAATGTGTTTTAGGTATGGCTCATAGAGGTCGTTTAAATACATTGGTTAATATCTTTAAAAAACCAGTTAGAGATTTATTTAGCGAATTTGAGGGTAAAGATTTTGAAGATGATGACATTGATGGAGATGTAAAATACCATTTAGGTTTAACTTTAAGTAAAACTTATAGAGATGGTAATGAAATAAAAATGAATTTAGTTCCTAATCCTTCTCACCTAGAAACTGTTGCAGCAGTAGCAGAAGGTATTACAAGAGCTAAAATTGATAGAAAATATAACGGAGATTCTAGTAAGATTTTACCAATAGTTATTCATGGTGATGCAGCAATTGCTGGTCAAGGTATTGCTTATGAAATTGTTCAAATGGCAAAGCTAAATGGATATAAAACAGGTGGTACAATTCATATTGTTGTAAACAACCAAGTTGGTTTTACTACAAATTATTTAGATGCACGTTCTAGTACATACTGTACAGATGTTGGTAAAGTTACATTATCACCAGTTTTACATGTAAATGCAGATGATACAGAAGCAGTTTGTCATGCAATGCAAATGGCTTTAGAGTTTAGAATGAAGTTTAAGACAGATATTTTTATTGACCTACTAGGTTATAGAAAATATGGGCATAATGAAGGTGATGAACCTCGTTTTACACAACCTAAATTATATAAAGCAATATCTAAACATAAAAATGTTAAAGATATTTATGCTGATAAGTTAATTGAAGAAGGTAGCATAGACAAAGGTTATTTAACAGAAATAACTTCTGAGTTTAAAGGAATGCTAGAAAGAGAATTCGATTTATCAAAAGAAGATAAAAATTCTAAGGTAAAAGAATTTATGAAATCTACTTGGGAAGGTTTTGATAGAGAAGATCTAACCACAATGTTAGAACCTGTAGATACAAGTTATAAAGCAGAACAGCTTAAACATATTGCAAAAGTAGTTTCTACGGTACCAGATGGTGTTAAGTTTTTAAGAAAAGCAGAACGTATCTTACAAGGTAGAGCAAAAATGGCTTTTGAAACCAATGAGTTAGATTGGGGAATGGCAGAAAATTTAGCATATGGATCTTTAATGGAAGAAGGTTTTAATGTAAGAATTTCTGGTCAAGATGTAGAAAGAGGAACTTTTTCTCATAGACACGCCATTTTAAGAGATGAAATTACAGAAGAAAGAATTAACCTATTAAACACAAATCCAGAGAATAAAGGACAGATGTATATTTACAATTCTTTATTGTCTGAATATGGTGTTTTAGGTTTCGATTATGGTTATGCCATGGCAAACCCTAATACACTTACTATTTGGGAGGCTCAGTTTGGAGATTTTTCTAACGGTGCTCAAATAATGTTTGATCAATATATTTCTGCAGCAGAAGATAAGTGGAAGTTACAAAACGGAATTGTTGTTTTATTACCTCACGGATATGAAGGACAAGGATCTGAGCATTCATCTGCAAGAATAGAACGTTATTTACAGTTGTGTGCAGAAGATAACATGACAGTTGCAAATTGTACAACTCCGGCAAATTTTTATCATTTATTGCGTAGACAAATGAAACGTGATTTTAGAAAGCCGTTAATTGTATTTACGCCAAAAAGCTTATTAAGACATCCGAAAGCGATTAACACTATCGAAGAGTTAGCTACAGGAGAATTTCAAGAAGTAATAGATGATACATTAAATCCTAAAAATGTTAAGAAATTAGTATTTTGTATGGGTAAATTCTATTACGACTTATTAGAAGAAAGAGAAAAATTAGGTAGAGAAGATGTTGCTCTTGTTAGAATAGAACAATTATTTCCTTTACATTTAGATAAATTACAAAAAGTAATAGATAGGTATCCAAACGTAGAAAATTATGTTTGGGCGCAAGAGGAGCCAAGAAATATGGGTGCATGGAGCTTTATGTTAGAACGATTTGATTTAGTAAAACTAAATGTTCGTTCTCGTAAATATTATGCAGTACCAGCAGCTGGTTCTAGTACAAGATTTAAAAAACGTCATAAAGCGGTCATTGATAGCGTTTTTAATGATAATGAGTAA
- a CDS encoding DUF2200 domain-containing protein: MKVTPEKNEKVANMVFASIYPLYWNRLEKNGRTKEEFHQVLEWLTGFNEEKLQSLIEEKVTFRTFFEQAEMTPNAHLIKGVVCGYRIEEIEDEFEVYKKCRQMEKLIDELAKGRKIEKILRS; encoded by the coding sequence ATGAAAGTTACACCAGAAAAAAATGAAAAAGTAGCCAATATGGTTTTCGCATCTATTTATCCGCTTTATTGGAATAGATTGGAAAAAAACGGACGAACGAAAGAAGAATTTCATCAGGTTTTAGAATGGTTAACTGGTTTTAATGAAGAAAAACTACAATCTTTAATCGAAGAAAAAGTAACCTTTAGAACTTTTTTTGAACAAGCAGAAATGACTCCGAATGCACATTTAATAAAAGGAGTTGTTTGTGGTTATAGAATTGAAGAAATTGAAGACGAATTTGAAGTCTATAAAAAATGTAGACAAATGGAAAAGTTAATAGATGAACTTGCTAAAGGAAGAAAAATAGAGAAAATTTTACGTTCTTAA
- a CDS encoding YiiX/YebB-like N1pC/P60 family cysteine hydrolase has product MMHKILKSSIGTLLTILVLLSCNTDKKKKEFKLQQGDLLFQNTGTDEIDNAIKDVTATSKAKNYSHVGIAMQEDDKWFVVEAIPKIGISKTPITEFLNRNKNKQDKSQTTVARLDSMYQPYISKAINYGIERIGIPYDAVFLWDDTSYYCSELVYKMFSSQNLSKEDLPFLTHPMTFNDKSGKPMASWVKYYEVRNQPIPEGIEGTNPNLMASSSKITFVHDYEKE; this is encoded by the coding sequence ATGATGCATAAAATATTAAAATCATCGATAGGAACTTTATTAACCATATTGGTATTACTTAGTTGTAATACTGATAAAAAAAAGAAAGAGTTTAAGCTACAACAAGGAGATTTATTATTTCAAAATACAGGAACAGACGAAATAGATAATGCTATAAAAGATGTAACTGCAACCTCTAAAGCTAAAAATTATTCTCATGTTGGTATTGCAATGCAAGAAGATGATAAATGGTTTGTGGTAGAAGCAATTCCGAAAATAGGAATTAGCAAAACACCGATAACTGAATTCTTGAATCGAAATAAAAATAAGCAAGACAAATCTCAAACTACAGTTGCAAGATTAGATAGTATGTATCAGCCTTATATTTCTAAAGCAATTAATTACGGAATCGAAAGAATTGGAATACCTTATGATGCAGTTTTTTTATGGGATGATACTTCTTATTACTGTTCTGAATTAGTTTACAAAATGTTTTCTTCTCAAAATTTGTCAAAAGAAGATTTGCCTTTTCTTACACATCCTATGACGTTTAATGATAAATCAGGTAAACCAATGGCAAGTTGGGTAAAGTATTATGAAGTAAGAAATCAACCAATACCAGAAGGAATTGAAGGTACAAATCCCAATTTAATGGCAAGTAGTTCTAAAATTACATTTGTACACGATTATGAAAAAGAATAA
- a CDS encoding solute:sodium symporter family transporter has product MQILTFLGFTALVALISYLATRSTNETSKDGYFLGGRSLTGIVIAGSLLLTNLSTEQIVGLNGQAYEQGILVMAWETLAAITMVIIAVFLLPRYLKGGISTIPQFLERRYDKTTKAIVSGLFLSGYVTIFLPVVLYTGASAINTMFDVPAVFGVSENTALWFTVFGIGIIGSIYAVFGGLKAVAVSDTINAIGLIIGGLMIPYFGLTYIGDGDMFAGIDTLMTTHPEKFISTGSEDSYVPLSTLFTGMLLINLFYWGTNQAIIQRALGAKNLKEGQKGLVYAAFLKILGPLLLVLPGIIAFHIFKGELAKPDLAYASLVTEVLPKPLVGFFAAVLFGAILSSFNSALNSCVTLFGIDIYQEYIKKDATDKQVVKAGKTFGVFLAVLAMVVAPFIANAGSVFGYLQEINGTYSIPILTIVVVGYTTKYVPAIAAKIGLISGVVLYSISQFIIQPNFDVIEIVNGVETVTGNTYPHFLHILAILFLFNVIIMLLIGKFYPRKEAYIQFDSKEVDITPWKYLKPVGVFICVIVIGIYIYFS; this is encoded by the coding sequence ATGCAAATTTTAACATTTTTAGGTTTTACAGCACTTGTTGCTTTAATATCCTATTTAGCAACAAGATCTACTAATGAAACCTCTAAAGATGGGTATTTTTTAGGTGGAAGAAGTTTAACCGGAATCGTAATTGCGGGATCTCTTTTATTAACCAATTTATCTACAGAACAAATAGTTGGTTTAAATGGGCAAGCATACGAGCAAGGTATTTTAGTAATGGCTTGGGAAACTTTAGCAGCCATAACTATGGTGATAATTGCAGTTTTTCTTTTACCTCGTTATTTAAAAGGTGGTATTTCTACAATTCCGCAATTTTTAGAACGTAGATATGATAAAACCACGAAAGCAATTGTTTCTGGATTGTTTTTATCTGGTTATGTAACTATTTTTTTACCCGTAGTTTTATATACAGGTGCATCTGCAATCAATACAATGTTTGATGTACCTGCAGTTTTTGGAGTTTCAGAAAACACAGCACTTTGGTTTACAGTATTTGGTATTGGAATTATTGGTTCTATTTATGCGGTATTTGGTGGTTTAAAAGCGGTTGCTGTTTCAGATACAATAAACGCGATAGGATTAATTATTGGAGGTTTAATGATTCCGTATTTTGGTTTAACTTACATCGGTGATGGAGATATGTTTGCGGGTATAGATACTTTAATGACCACGCATCCAGAGAAATTTATTTCTACAGGTTCAGAAGATTCATACGTTCCTTTATCTACGTTATTTACGGGTATGCTATTAATCAACCTTTTTTATTGGGGAACAAACCAAGCAATTATTCAGCGAGCTTTAGGAGCTAAAAACTTAAAAGAAGGTCAAAAAGGTTTGGTATATGCTGCCTTTTTAAAAATATTAGGTCCGTTATTATTGGTTTTACCAGGAATCATAGCTTTTCATATTTTTAAAGGTGAATTGGCAAAACCAGATCTAGCATACGCATCTTTAGTAACAGAAGTATTACCAAAACCATTGGTTGGTTTTTTTGCAGCAGTTTTATTTGGTGCTATTTTAAGTTCTTTTAATTCAGCCTTAAATAGCTGCGTAACACTTTTTGGTATTGATATTTATCAAGAATACATTAAAAAAGATGCAACAGATAAGCAGGTTGTAAAAGCAGGAAAAACGTTTGGTGTTTTTCTGGCAGTTTTAGCGATGGTTGTTGCGCCATTTATAGCAAATGCAGGAAGTGTTTTTGGTTATTTACAAGAAATTAATGGTACATATTCGATCCCTATTTTAACAATTGTAGTAGTTGGTTATACTACAAAGTATGTGCCTGCAATTGCAGCAAAAATTGGTTTAATATCAGGTGTTGTATTATATTCTATTAGTCAGTTTATTATTCAGCCTAATTTTGATGTAATTGAAATTGTAAATGGCGTAGAAACTGTAACAGGCAATACATATCCACATTTTTTACATATTTTGGCTATACTCTTTTTGTTTAATGTTATCATTATGTTGTTGATAGGAAAGTTTTATCCAAGAAAAGAAGCGTATATACAGTTTGATTCCAAAGAAGTCGATATTACTCCGTGGAAATATTTAAAACCAGTAGGAGTTTTTATTTGTGTAATAGTAATTGGTATTTATATATACTTTTCTTAA
- the odhB gene encoding 2-oxoglutarate dehydrogenase complex dihydrolipoyllysine-residue succinyltransferase, with amino-acid sequence MSVLEMKVPSPGESITEVEIATWLVEDGDYVEKDQPIAEVDSDKATLELPAEESGIITLKAEEGDAVAVGAVVCLIDTSAAKPEGDASNDDAKPTKEAPAQTEKVSPAVEKKDTYASGVASPAAKKVLAEKGIDAKSVNGTGKDGRITKDDAVKAVPSMGTQPANGSRNTERKKMSMLRRKVAERLVAVKSETAMLTTFNEVNMQPIFDLRKEYKEDFKAKHGVGLGFMSFFTLAVVRALKMYPDVNSMIDGDFQIKHDFQDISIAVSGPKGLMVPVIRNAENLSFRGVESEVKRLALRARDGQITVDEMTGGTFTITNGGVFGSMLSTPIINPPQSGILGMHNIVNRPMAVNGGVIIQPIMYVALSYDHRIIDGRESVGFLVAVKEALENPVELLMDNNPKKALEM; translated from the coding sequence ATGAGTGTTTTAGAAATGAAAGTTCCTTCTCCAGGAGAATCAATTACAGAAGTAGAAATTGCAACTTGGTTAGTTGAAGATGGAGATTATGTTGAAAAAGATCAACCAATTGCAGAAGTAGATTCAGACAAAGCAACGTTAGAATTGCCTGCAGAAGAAAGTGGAATTATAACTTTAAAGGCAGAAGAAGGTGATGCTGTGGCCGTTGGTGCTGTAGTTTGTTTAATTGATACAAGTGCTGCTAAACCAGAAGGAGATGCCTCTAATGATGATGCAAAACCTACGAAAGAAGCACCTGCACAAACAGAAAAAGTTTCGCCTGCAGTAGAGAAAAAAGACACATATGCGTCTGGTGTAGCATCGCCAGCAGCAAAAAAGGTTTTGGCAGAAAAAGGTATTGACGCTAAATCTGTAAACGGAACTGGTAAAGATGGTAGAATTACTAAAGATGATGCAGTTAAAGCTGTACCTTCTATGGGAACTCAGCCAGCGAATGGTTCTAGAAATACAGAGCGTAAAAAAATGTCTATGTTACGTAGAAAAGTAGCAGAGCGTTTAGTTGCAGTAAAAAGTGAAACAGCTATGTTAACTACTTTTAACGAAGTAAACATGCAGCCAATTTTTGATTTACGTAAAGAATACAAAGAAGATTTTAAAGCAAAACACGGTGTTGGTTTAGGATTCATGTCTTTCTTTACGTTGGCAGTTGTTAGAGCTTTAAAAATGTATCCAGATGTTAATTCTATGATTGATGGTGATTTTCAAATAAAACATGATTTTCAAGATATTTCTATTGCAGTTTCTGGACCTAAAGGTTTAATGGTACCTGTAATTAGAAATGCAGAAAACTTATCTTTTAGAGGTGTAGAAAGTGAAGTTAAACGTTTGGCTTTAAGAGCAAGAGACGGGCAAATTACTGTTGATGAAATGACCGGTGGTACATTTACAATTACAAACGGTGGTGTATTTGGTTCTATGTTATCTACACCAATTATTAACCCTCCACAGAGTGGTATTTTAGGAATGCATAATATCGTAAACAGACCAATGGCTGTTAACGGTGGTGTTATTATACAACCAATTATGTATGTTGCTTTATCTTACGATCATAGAATAATTGATGGTAGAGAGTCTGTAGGTTTCTTAGTTGCAGTTAAAGAAGCATTAGAAAATCCTGTAGAATTGTTAATGGACAACAATCCTAAGAAAGCATTAGAAATGTAA